TCTAATTCTTTTTTGAATAGTAAAAGCACTTGGTTTAATCATGTTTCAGATTTAGAAGCTATATTAAATCTAGTTTGATCAACATATTTTTTAGTAAATTTTAAATATTCTTCTTCTGTTAAAGTTTTCATGTATTGAGAATTAATTCATTTCATTTTAGTCATATCAAATGTTGAAGGAGATTTACTAAAACGTTTATCATCAAACATTGAGATTAATTCTGTTTTTGATAATAATTCTTTTTCTCCAACTGGTGATCATCCTAATAATGAAATATAGTTAAACATTGCTTCAGGTAAGTATCCTTGATTTTTGTATTGTTCAATAAAGAATAATGCATTACCACTTCTTTTAGATAATTTCTTACCTGTTGAATCAATAATTAATGACATATGTCCAAATTCAGGAGTAACTCATCCAAATGCTTTATAAATTAAGATTTGTCTTGGTGTATTTGAAATATGTTCTTCACCTCTTAAAACGTGAGTAATTTGCATATCATAATCATCAACCACAACAGCAAAGTTATAAGTAGCAATTTTATTTGATTTTAAAATAACAAAATCACCTAACTCTTTTGAATCAAAAGTAATATCACCTTTAATAAAGTCTTTAATATTTAAAGTTGTTTTTGGCACTAAAAATTTAATTGAAAAATCTTTATTTAATTTTAAGTTATTATCAATTTCTTCTTTTGATAATATAGCACATTTACCTGAATACTTAGTTGCAACTATTCCTCTAGCTACTTGATCTTCATAATCTTTTTCTAATTCTTCAGTAGTACAAAAACAACGGTATGCTTTGTTTTGCATAATTAAATCATTTGCTAATTCTTCATATCTTCCAAATTTTTGTGATTGCATATATTTACCATATTTAGCATCACCAGGATTTATGAATGACTCATCATCAATAATTCCTAATCAGTTTAAGTTTTCAAATTGTGACTCAATGGCACCTTCAACATTTCTTTCTAAATCAGTATCTTCTATTCTTACAATAAAATCTCCATTGTAATGTTTAGCAAATAAATAATTCATTAAGGCTGTTCTTGTGTTACCAATGTGTAAAAACCCAGTTGGTGAAGGGGCATATCTTAATCTAAATTTAGCCATGTGATCTCCTTTATAACTTTAAAACTTTATTTATTTTACCAATTTATTTATTTATTTTGTTTTGTTTTGGATTTTTCATCTTTAAGTTTAGCTGCTTTTTTGCCTTCTTTTACAATTTTGTTTTGATTTTGTTTTTCTGTTTTTAATTCTAATTTTTCTTGTTTAGCCTTAGCTTGTTTTTCACGCTTTTCAACAATCTTAGTTAATTGTTTCTCTGAAACTAATTCAGTGCCTTCTTCAAATAGACCTTCATCTTTTGCAACTAATGTGGCAGCAAATACACTACCAGTAACGTTAGTTGCTGTTCTTCCCATGTCAAATAGTCCATCAATTGCTCCAAAGATAGCATACACAGGCGCAAAGTAAGCTCCAAATCCAATTCCATTTAAAACTGCTGATGTAACAACTGTGGCTGTTCCTGGAACTCCTGCAATTCCAATACTTGCTACTATTGTTGTAAATAATCCTAAAATAAAGAACGCAAATACATTCATTTCTGCAACTGATTCAGATCCTGTATATAGTACAGAAGTAATTAATCCTGCTTGAACTCCAGCACAGGCTACTAAACCAAGTGATGTTGATAACGGTGCTACAATACTTGTTACTTTATCTTTTATTTTCATTTCGTTTGTTAAAGTATCCATAGTAACTGGTAGTGTTGCATTTGATGATTGTGTTGAGAATCCTTGAATTAAAGGTTTTCATGCATGTTTTCATCATGCAGCAACATTTACTCCAGATAAGAATAATACTAAAGTCATTACTCCTAACATAATAAATATTCCAACATATCCTATTGCTAAGATTAATCCAATTGATGCTAGTGCTCCAATTGCTCTTGTTGTAATTGCTGTTGTTAACATTGCCATAACAGCTAAAGGCATAATTTTCATAAATGTCATTAAGATTGACATAACAATATCTCAAGCTCTATCGATAACATTCATTAAATTATCCATTGATTCTGGATGTTTTTTTCTTACAAATGTTGTTGCATACCCAATTAATGCAGCTAAAACAATAACAGGTATAATTGCTGTTGCTGATAGTGTTGCTATAAAGTTTGATGGAATGTATCCTCAAACAATTTCAGGTAAAGCTTTTGAATCAGTTCTTCCTGATCCTCCAGGAATATGTTGATCAAAGTTTAATCCTTTACCGATTTTTAATAAATGCCCAATTCAGAATGTAATTGTAAATGCAATTGCAACATTAATTAAAAGAATCGCTACTGCTTTTCCTGATATTCTTCCTAAACCTTTTGATCCAGGTCTTGCTACAACTCTAAAAATTGCAATAAACACAATTGGGATTGTAATTAATAAAATACCATTAATAAATATTTGTTTTAACATTGATGCTCAAACATTAAATTCAATAATTCAATCAATTCCTGATTTAATTTCTGCATTTATTGTTAAACCTTCAAATGCTAGTTTGTCTGCTCCAGCATTAATGTAAAGCATCATTGATTTAGCTAATTCAGATACATTGTTTGAAGTTAAAACATTTTTTGCTAGTGCTTGTGCAACTGTCATTACTTCTTTATCAGGTTTAATATAATAACTTGAAATGTCTAATCATGAACCATCTACTAGTGCTCAAACTGCATTTCCTTTATGTGAAAATCATGATCCACCAGGGAATTCAATGATTGTTTGAATAACAACCCCAAAAATTAATCCGATTGTCATTCCAATTAAAATTCTATATACAAATTTTATTTTTATTTGTTTCAATCCATACCAAAACCCACCCATTAAACCGAAGAACAATAGAATCGCTACAAGTGATTGTCATGTGCTTATGCTTAAAAAGTTTTGAAGGAAAGTTTCTTTAAAACTACTTAATAACATTTAATTTCCTCTTTTTTTATATTAATTTACTTAATGCAATGTGGATGATATCTGTTGTTCTTGAGAACGGTGGTGAATATGGTAAATCAATTTGTTCTAACGCTTCATCAACTTTAGTTCTTGCTCAAATAATTCCAACAAGTCCATATATTCTTAAAACTGATTTATTTTTACCTATCATTTGCACATTTATAATTTCTTTTGTTTCAATATCCATGATTATTTTAAGTCATAGATCTGTTTGATCTTTTACATAATTTGTATGATCTTTATCTTTTATTAAAATTTCTTTTGTTTCAATTTTATTTGTTTCGATAAACATTTTGTTTTCGCCGCTTCTTGCTAGTTCCAAATCAAAAAATCTAATAATTGTTGTTCCCAAAGCTCCAACAAATTTACTTGTTTTAGTTTTATTAATATTATTTGCAATGATTTTTGCTTGTTTATTAGCAACAGTTGCTAAATAAAATGTTCTATTATTTTTATATAAATAACTTAAACTGCTACAACAATCTCCACCAGCATAAACATTTGGGATGTTGGTTTCACAATATTCATTTATTTTAATTGCACCATTGTTTTCTAATTCTAATTCTGTATTTTTTAAGAACTTTGTATTTGGTAAAACACCAATACT
This region of Mesoplasma melaleucae genomic DNA includes:
- the gltX gene encoding glutamate--tRNA ligase, which encodes MAKFRLRYAPSPTGFLHIGNTRTALMNYLFAKHYNGDFIVRIEDTDLERNVEGAIESQFENLNWLGIIDDESFINPGDAKYGKYMQSQKFGRYEELANDLIMQNKAYRCFCTTEELEKDYEDQVARGIVATKYSGKCAILSKEEIDNNLKLNKDFSIKFLVPKTTLNIKDFIKGDITFDSKELGDFVILKSNKIATYNFAVVVDDYDMQITHVLRGEEHISNTPRQILIYKAFGWVTPEFGHMSLIIDSTGKKLSKRSGNALFFIEQYKNQGYLPEAMFNYISLLGWSPVGEKELLSKTELISMFDDKRFSKSPSTFDMTKMKWINSQYMKTLTEEEYLKFTKKYVDQTRFNIASKSETWLNQVLLLFKKELEFAEQINNHLDIFFNDVKISAETLAVLNAIENNDVIVKEFEKQINNLSEWTVENIKELIKAVSEATSKKGKDLFMPIRIVSSHSEQGPSLADVIYLLGKEKVLANIVETK
- a CDS encoding dicarboxylate/amino acid:cation symporter; translated protein: MLLSSFKETFLQNFLSISTWQSLVAILLFFGLMGGFWYGLKQIKIKFVYRILIGMTIGLIFGVVIQTIIEFPGGSWFSHKGNAVWALVDGSWLDISSYYIKPDKEVMTVAQALAKNVLTSNNVSELAKSMMLYINAGADKLAFEGLTINAEIKSGIDWIIEFNVWASMLKQIFINGILLITIPIVFIAIFRVVARPGSKGLGRISGKAVAILLINVAIAFTITFWIGHLLKIGKGLNFDQHIPGGSGRTDSKALPEIVWGYIPSNFIATLSATAIIPVIVLAALIGYATTFVRKKHPESMDNLMNVIDRAWDIVMSILMTFMKIMPLAVMAMLTTAITTRAIGALASIGLILAIGYVGIFIMLGVMTLVLFLSGVNVAAWWKHAWKPLIQGFSTQSSNATLPVTMDTLTNEMKIKDKVTSIVAPLSTSLGLVACAGVQAGLITSVLYTGSESVAEMNVFAFFILGLFTTIVASIGIAGVPGTATVVTSAVLNGIGFGAYFAPVYAIFGAIDGLFDMGRTATNVTGSVFAATLVAKDEGLFEEGTELVSEKQLTKIVEKREKQAKAKQEKLELKTEKQNQNKIVKEGKKAAKLKDEKSKTKQNK